The Panicum virgatum strain AP13 chromosome 3N, P.virgatum_v5, whole genome shotgun sequence genome includes the window cgccttggcgaaTCCTCACTgacgtcgcgcgatggaagaggagtacgcagcTCTTCTTGCTAACCAGacatgggacctcgtgccgcgtccgtctggttgcaatgtggtcgcAGGCAAGTGGATCTAGACGCATAAAcatcgggctgacggcacactagagcgctacaaggctcgctagGTTCTCTggggtttcacccagcggcctggtgtggactatgatgagatcttcagtccagtggtgaagcctgctactgtgcgcacggtcctctcgcttgcgctctctcgctcttggcatgtgcaccagctggatgtgaagaatgtgtttcttcatggcactctgtcagagacagtctacagctctcagccagcgggatttgtggactccagtcgTCCGGACATGGTCTGCAGACTCAACAAGTCTCCCTATAGTCTGAAGCAGGCCcctcgggcttggtattctcggttcgccacgttcttgctgacattggggctcaccgaggccaagtctgacacgtctctcttcatctaccaccGTGGGGATGAtactgcctatctgctgctctatgtcaatgacattgtgctcacagcctccagtcagcagttgcttcagcgcgtcatctcctctctgcagcatgagtttgctatgaatgatcttggtcagctccaccacttcttgggcgtcactattgagcctcgcccgtctggcctCCTCCTTCACCAGCATCAGTAtgccctcgatattctggagcgagctgggatgactgattgcaagccctgctccactcctgtcgacactcaggcgaagctgtctgctgatctgggtaatcctgtggctgatcctactgcctaccgagTCTGGCCGGTgacttgcagtacctcaccttcaccaggccgaatatcacctacgctgttcagcaggtctgtctccatatgcatgatccccgggagtcacaccttgctgcgctgaagcgtctcctccgctacgtccgtggcactgtggacctcggcctggtccttcaccgctcgtcctctgctgagctggtttggttgtctacaccgacgctgactgggctggctgtctGGACACTCGCCACtctacttccggctacgccgtcttcctgggcggcaacctggtctcctagTCGTCCAAGCgacagccggttgtctcccgctccagtgccgaggcggagtaccgggctgtcgctaacggcgtggcggaggcgtcctagctacgacagctcttggcagagctccacagcccgctcgccaagagtacgctagtctactgcgacaacgtcagcgccgtgtatctctccaccaaccacGTTCAGCATCAGTGgatgaagcatgtggagatcgattTGCACTTCGTGCGCAACagggtcgccatcggcgatgttcgggtactccatgtcccgaccaccaCCCAATTtaccgacatcttcaccaagggactaccctcctcgaccttctcggagtttcgctccagcctcaacgtagcaggtcgctagttgtggctgcggggagGGGGTATTTGCCCTGCGTGTACTTTCTCGTTGTCCaatcttgaacaccgctgcgccggtagttcagactgcggggggagggggggtgttggtgtatttgtgagcccatgtatagaggcctatgtataggatctatatttCCCACCCTTCTatggtttggaggaatacatctgaTTATTTCTTTCTACAATAACAATTGGTCAAGGCATTGATTTCAGTTACCACAAAGTACTGCGAGCAGACTGGGCACTCGTGGAAAATTAACAGCCAGTTACAGCGAGTTACATATTTGACAGTTACAACCGACATATATGGTTAGCCTTGACGTACCTCCTTGGCCACCAGGACAACCAACTATTCTCTTGTTATAGTAGGATTCAATCACAGCTGGCTCCTGCAGGTAAAGCATTCAAATGAACAATCTTGCAGCACAGAAAGCCTCGTATGCAAAACCAAAATATGAGAGAGATCAATTGTTTCCACATATCTAGACTTAATATGCAGGCAAGTCAGTACATGTTATTCATATGAGGACATGCTTGGGATTGAAGAATAGGAACAGCAGAACCACAAACAAGTTAAAACAACAGTATACCCAGTTGTGCAttgaaattatatatataattgttTATTTGTTTTGTTAGGTGCAGCTTACCTCCACAATTACCTAGTTATGTGATACTAAACCCAACTATCACTACCAGGACTCCTTTAGTTAACACGAGCAACATATGTAGATAGTGTATTCAATCACAGAATGATCAACTGCATCCCTTAAGCAAGAACATTGGAGTCAGTGTATGAGTTCACCAGGAAAGACTATGaacttttttttctcgaaccacgcaggagagctgcgcgtCATTTCATTAAGGTAGAAAAAATAAAGGTCTAGACAGACCACAGTCGGCACCAATAAAAGTGCCGCTTACAACCAATTACATTCGCATCACACGTTATGATGGAAACGACCCAACGACCTCAGGCTTAGGCCAAGGAGGTCAACGACCTAGACACCAACTGATGTAACCGGGAAGCCCCAGCTGAACAACAAAGGCCCCCTTCCATACTAACAGACCTAAGAACATCGTGTATACTTGGCCTCttcttttcaaaaacacaaGCATTACGATGTTTCCATAACTCCCAAGCCACCAAGATTATTAAGGAATTAAGGCCCTTGCGAGCTTCTCTTGGAGCTGCAGCAACACTTTTCCTCCACCAGCTTGAAAAACGAACATTCCAAGGCTGTGGCACCAGATGTAACACACCTAGATGGTGCAGGATTATAGTCCAGACCTCGCGAGCAAAAACGCACCCTATCAGTAGATGATTTATTGTTTCCTCCTCCTGATCACATAAAGGGCAAGCCTCCGGATGGGGTAGATTTTTCCTGGCTAGACGATCAGCAGTCCAGACCCTGTTATGGAGCACCAACCATATGAAGAACCTACAACGTGGTGGGGCCCAGGTTTTCCATACTCTCTTCCACGGACCGAACTTGATGGATCCCATAAAGAAAGCCTCATAAGCAGATTTGCTGCTATATGAACCATGCTGTGTTAGCTTCCACTTGCAGTGATCAGCCACATTTTGTTGTAGAACAACACCATCCACCATATCCCATATGAGAAGGTAATCGACCAACACTTCTACGGTAAGGGCTCCCGTGATGTCATGGACCCAACTCCTATTTTGCAAGGCCTGAGCTACAGTCCTTCTATTAACAATTCGCTTTGGGACTGTTTAAAACAGATTAGGAGCTATTTCGGCCAAAGTGTGTCCATCCAGCCACCTATCCTTCCAGAACAGAATTTCCTCCCCATTTCCAACTATAGCATCAACTGCCACATCAAAGAGTGCCTTTGCTTTAGGAGGAACTTCAACAGGAAGACCAGCCCAAGGTCTATCCAGGTTTGTTTTTTGATCCCACAGCCAGCTGATTCTCAGCGCCCAGCCAAAAAATTCAAGATTGTGAACCCCCAGACCTCCATACTTAAGTGGTCTTTGCACCTTTTCCCAAGCCACCAGACAATTGCCACCATTTGCCTGATCATGACCTTTCCAAAGGAATCCACACCTTTTCTTGTTAATGGCCTTGAAGAACCATTTTGGTAAGTCCATGGCTATCAGATGATAAATTGGGGCAGTGGTCAGCACCACTTTTACCATAACCAAGCGTCCTGCCCTGTTCATTAAAGATGCCTTCCATCCAGGGAGATAATCTGCCACTCTATCAACAAGAGGCAGCAGAACCTCTTTAGTTGGTTTGCCAATGGTGAGCGGGAGGCCAAGATAAGTGCAGGGAAAAGCCTTGATGGTGCAGGACAGAATATTTGCTGTGAGGGACAGCTCCTCATCAGAGCAATGAATCGGGGACACAGAGCTCTTGGACAGATTGGTTCTAAGGCCGGAAACATGTCCAAACATATCCAGGAGATGCCGGATAACATTTAGATCCAAATTGCAAGGCCTCAAGAATATGATAGCATCATCCGCAAAGACAAAAACACGGTGTCGAGCTTGCTGAACAGCCAGCGGTTGTAGTAAACCCTCCAAGGTGGCAAACTGGACCAAAGAATTCAAGACGTCCATCACTAATATAAATAACATAGGAGAAAGTGGATCTCCTTGTCTAAGACCTCGATGATGAAAGATAGTGTCTCCCGGTACACTGTTGACCAAGACTTGAGTTGAGGCAGTGGACAAAATCAGACAAAAGAGATCTAGCCACCGCTGACCAAATCCAACCCTTCTTGATGAATTGTAGTTGAAAATATCTAGGTGCATGCACAACAAGTAATCAAAAAATCAAGCCTGACACTTAATGTAAGCTCCAAGTGACAAGTCAGTGCATCTATGACCAACCAATGGTTTATCTAGAAAAGCTCCTTAAAATAATGCAGTTTAAGCATGATACATTTCACTTTATAATTTGTCGTGCCCAATGAGGCATATTGAGTACTTCATATTGTTCAATACATTGAGCAATCTTGCAGCATAGAAAATCTGGTAGTGGTATGCAAAACCAAAAAAGATGGGGAGGGAGCGATCAAGAACTTCCACATATCTAGACTAAATATACAGGCAATTTCAGTACTCATAATGCATAGGAGGGCATGCCTAGGATTGGTGAATAGCGGAACCACAGACAAGTGAAAAACAACAATCTAAACCTATTATGCATTAAAACAGATTTGTTATGTTTGTGTTTTGCCTTCATGGTTGTCTAATGTCTAGTTAAGTGCAAAACCAACTATCCAACCAACTATGGCTACCAGGGCTCTTTTGGTTAACAGGAGTGACACATGtgctaagagcaagtattataactGACTGTAAACTAGCTGAATGCTGAGGTGGAGAgatgagaggagagagaggagtggGCTGTAAGCTTACAGCCAGCTTCGACACAAGAACCAAGAAACTTCGTGAGTGTGACAAATGGGCCATATATTAACGATGAACAACTAACTACTATACGAGTGGGCTAAGAGGTAGGCTGCAAGCCAGCAGCAGGCTGTATTATTAACCTTGCTCTAGAGTGTATTCAACAATCACTTCATGATCAGTGCACCAACTCAGCAGAAAGCATGGAAGGATAGGAAGTTGAAAATATCCACAACAAGCACTGATACTTAATGCAAAGTTTCAAGTGACAGGTCAGTGATAAGCTACCCAGGGATTTCGTTTTCATGTATGGCAGACTGATGGTGTATTACAACATCTCATTCAGGAAATACAGCTTAAGCATGATAACATTTCAGATACTTATTAATTTGCTATATTATATGATAAACAAGAGATGCATCTGGTGagccaaaaatatttacttacAACCATGCTAAGAGTGATGTGATGTGTCATAAGTTGTCACTGGCACATTTTTGTCACGCGGCTACCACAAATTGAACCACTGGCAGGccagctagagatgaacccgaGCTACATCCATGTGCATTTTCTATACCACATCACACAGTTGATGCGATTCTACAAACCCAGGTATCGCACGTAACAAATATCAGGGCAGCAATCAAGTCACCTTAGTGCCAAAGGGGCCGACGGGAGGATCCATGTCGAACCTCTTCTTCCCCTGGACAAACACGCGGACACATTCAGATCAAATGCGCCCGCAGCccccgtaaactcaaactgacACCCCTCACCTGGAGCTCCGCCTCGAGCTCCTCGCGCTCCAGCCCCGTGGCGATCGGCATGACATCCTCGACCTTGGTCGGCGCCGGCTTGTCGCCTGCGCACCCACGGGCCACCGATCAGAACAAGCCGCTCGGTGAGAGCCGGAAGCAGCTGGAGATCTGAGGGCCGGGCCGGGGACGCTTaccaggagaggagaggaggggcgaGGTGCGCCGGAACgtggccggcgccgtggagaggggcgcggcgcgggcggaggacgacgatgtggcggcggcggcgcgccggagggaggaggctagggtttggaggcggcgccacatggcggcggcggcggccgtggcggcggttGTGTTCTCGGGTCGCCCCTCGCGGAGGTGGGGCTGGAGATGCCGGGGGCTTGTCAGGTGCCGAGGTGCGTGGGCTTTTGGAGCTTCCGTTTCAGGCTGGCCGGTGACCGCACCACCCGCACTGCAGCAGGGAGTGAGGCGGGGTTTTCCCATGCGCCGTCGCTATAGCGAAAACGTACTATGTTCCCGAAGCAATTCGAAGCAAGGGCGGGCTATACGCTGCGCGCAGGCGCGCCGCGAGACAGCCATGTCACGTCCTGGATTCACAACCACCGCCCACCCGGCTACATCAGAGGCTTGAAATAGTGCGCGCTACTTGCTCGACGAAAGGTAAGGTCTCAACGGTGAGAATGCATTGACTTTTGTTCTAATCTTTTTCTTACATTTCAAAATGAACAATATCGTTACGAATCAATTGTCCCATATCAGCAACCCAAAGACAGTGACTcgcacgtcccatccatttaaTCTCTCTGATTGAAGCTAAACAGAATCTTTGCCAGGTAACCTGCACAATGAAGGAAATGTGGTTTCTTGGTTCTTTCCAAATATCAACTGTTCGATGCTCTTGTCTGCATTGCTTGACCTTGACATCTATACATTGGCATTTTACAGTCTAGTAGCTACGTAGCATAGACATTAGACCACATCAAAAGGATAGCGCCTTGATTCCTCCAcccttggccgtgtttggttggggGTGTAAAAAATTTCGCGGAAACTTTTTggccctttgaccactaatttagagtagttaacgaagtctaattacgaaaccacctccacaaccccgtgtaaatcgcgagacgaatctaatgagtcctttgaccgcgtgattagaggatggtactgtagcatcactgtagcaaatcattgattaattaccgtcattagattcgcctcgaaaagttacatccatccctgaaaaggtttcgcaaatagacttcgtttagtactccatgcatgcattcgtctttttgtgtaaaAGTTTTTGCGGAaagaaccaaacacggcccttaACGACTTTTAGCATGTTTTCGCAATATGGATTCAGCCTTTCAGAGTCACAGCAAATAGCTGGAATTTCCTGCCTGGAAAGCAGTGTGTCTAGAACACATGGCATTCCTTCAGCATCTTGCATAGCACATCTTTATTGATTGAATGATGTGAAATGTGATTGTCGTGGTTTGTGGAGACCCACAGCcaggtggcgtagtgcacccgcctaatctcagagggtgagtactcggggaggCGCTAAGCGATTCGGCATGTCTACCTcgggagcaagaacacaagaacactcaagaatttagagtggttcgggccgccggagcgtaataccctacctccactgtgagttgtattgctcttgcATATGAATCTATCATCTGCCCAAACTGGGTTCTGGCCTCTGCCGGGACTTCTTCGGCCTTCGCTAAGTCTAACGGGcatctcccttttatagcccaaggggacgcgtacacaggcgttgagaccccgacaggtgggtccaacgcggatgtatagtatactgcgcagaaggcattaatggtgctacagtggttgagaatctctctcCGGATACGTTTCATCGCCATgtggactctctgaccgaggagtGGATTCACCTGTCCTGTCGGCGAGGCGCTCAttgaggtagtgtaggttgcggcgtagactgttgggtctaccgcgtaggcgtcatgatgggcgaaggcgagccgtcgtgtccaactggcgtagcagactgacatgCGTggtgtgggcggcgccagcggctgtactgtgtgccttggtaatgcgcgatcaacagtgcagcctggcaaaagtcgcctcgggctctgctgtggaagagcgcacttacgtctcccgtattgaatgcggtaggtgggcgagtcttttcgaggaagcttcgcggccgcgcgcgtgcctgcaCCTGCGgatacgtggcggctccggaccccccaggtagggtgtctgttccctcctcGCTgagggtccggatagtatatgggggtccgggaccccgtgggggtcccggacccccggctgttttggctgagcgctcccttctccgggacacgcggcgtcaccggacccttccctagCAAGGAATGGGTCTGGGGCCGTTGACCGGGTGAGAAGGGCTTCGGACCGCGGGGGTCCAGTTGCTCAGGCCGTCAccgcgtagtcaaggataactacgaggctctcgcctagtcacagcaacacctctgggacacatggtgacaccggacccgtctccgagtgggaagcgggtccgggaccgttggtccggtgagatggagtcggaccccagaggtccggctgctcagctccttagggcatagttacggataactacgcgagacttgccacagcaagagggggtaccctagtctaGAGGTACCGACAGTGATGTATTCTATTTCAGCTTGGGCTTCACTCTGAGCCCCATTGTTTCATCCCAACATGAAAGAGCCATCAGTTATCACAGTGTTATATGAGATCACTAAGTTTACAGTAGAGGCTCAAGTTGGAAATGTCATGAGTTCCTCTTTTATTTGGATGCTGAACTTGTCATACTCATGGATATATGCACCACATATAGTTCCTGTGAACAGAACATAATAGGAAGTAATTGCTCAATGATAAATATTCTATTCTATTCTATCTTCTGCTGGTGCAATGCACCAGAAGCAGCACTGTTCCTTTTAATTTGCCAAGCACCTACCCACAAAGCTACATGATCGCTCATTAGTCACGTTCCACCTACTACCAATTTGGATATTTTTACTATAGTTTTGtttttcccttttctggtgAGAATACAATGCTATGGTTATTTTTTTCGaaaacgcaggagagctgcgcttGATTGCattagagagagaaaaaagtccCCATACATCTCCCACCTCTCATACGGGGACCAAATAAGAGAGATTGGTACAAAACTAAAAAACCAGACTAGCCTATGGCAAAAATAAGAACATGACCAGAACACCTTGATCAAGAACCTAGATTACATTAGCCAAACCTAGTGTTAGACAGAGTCCTGATCTTGTACGGCTTAGAGCCTGGCTACCAGCCGGCCAGCCTTGTTTAGTATGTTTGATTAGAGATATATGGGGAGGAGTCCTGATCCTATACGAGGTttccttttgcctcacgatCCTCCTCCCCTATATATGTAAATGTATTGTCTCTCAATTAATCAATCTACTATTTCCACAAATCCAATCTctttcatggtatcacgagtctagggctaatcccttctcctcttCCGCTGCACGTGCGCTGCCCGCCGACGCTGCCTCTCCCGCGTCCGCCGGCTTTGCGCCCGCGCGCTGCCCTCCGTCGCCGCCCCCTGCGCGACCGTCGGCCCTGCGCCATCTTCCCCTGCGCACCCTTGCGCGCGAGATTCCGCGCCGCCAGCCGCGCGCCCCTGCGCGCCTCTGCACGCGGATCCCCTGCGCGCCTCTGTGCATGGAACCCCGCGCGATTCCGCTCCGCGCTTCCGCGCGGCCCTGCGCTGCCCCACGACGCTGCTCACCTGCGCGTCCGCCGGCCCTGCGCTATGGCTCAAGACGGCTCTGGTGTCGAGACTGAAGCCGAGATCCAGGCCCGCACTGAGAAGGCGCGTGCTGAGCAGGAGGCTCGCGATGCCGCTCGCCTGCGCGCCGAAGAGGCCGATCAGGAAGCCGCTGCCATCCTAAAGGAAATCGAGGCGGCCTCCGAGCGCCTTCGTGCTGCCCAAGAGCGCGCCGCTCGTGTGCGTGCTGTGTCTCAAATTCCTGAAGACAACCATGGCGGCACTGATGATGACGGCTCCGACGCCGGCGGCCCCCACGGTGATCCCTTCGCTGCCGCGCTACTTCAACAGGAGGCCTCTGTCCTCCACAATCTTCATGCCCAGGCCGTCTCCATCCAGAACATTCGTTCCCTGGTTCCGCTACTCCTCGACGTGAACTCCACCTTCTACGGCCGCTGGAAGCAATCGTTCCTCGACGTTCTCGGCAAGTACTCGCTCCAGTCCCACGTACTCTCCGATGCCGTTTCACCCCACTCACCTTCATGGGTGCGGATGAACTGCGTCGTTCGTACCTGGCTCCTCGGCGCCATCTCCGACGACCTCGCCGACACCATCTCCGAGCGCGACGCCTCCGCTCGAGTGATCTGGCTCGCCATCGAGTCCCAGTTCCTGGGGAACCGCACCACCCGTGCCATCTACGCCGACCAGGAGTTCCGCGCCTTCACTCAAGGCGATTTGTCCGTCGTCGACTACTGCCGCCGCTTCAAGCGCATGGCCGAGGATCTTCGCGATCTCGGCCAGCCTGTCTCCGACGAGATGCTCGTCCTCAACATCGTTCGCGGGCTGAACGAACGCTTCCAGACTCTTGGTCTCCACATCAGGTGCACCACCCCCTGCCTTCGTTCTTGTAGGTCCGGGATGACCTGCGCCTTGAAGAGATCACCATGGCCAAAGCCCCTCCCGCAACCGCTCTCGCTGCTGTCTTCAATGGCGGCTCTAGCAGCAGTGGTGGCAGCTCTGGTGGCCCCAAACCACAGGCCAAACAACTACAGCAGCGTCCCTCTCAGCCgccacagcaacagcaacaacctCGTCGTCAACGTGGTGGCAAGTGGTGGAACAAAGAAACCAAGGACAACACCTCCCAGAGTGCTCCCGCAGGCGGTGGTGGCACCTTTACTCCTGGTGGCGCCCTTCCCCCTGGCGTCTACACGTACCGGAACCCGTGGACCGGTGCCATCTTCATGTGGCCTGGACCGCAGGCTGGACGCCCCTCCGTGCCCCAGCAGGCGCCTCTCCAGCAGCTGCAGGCGCCCCAGACCTACATCCGCCGGTCCTCCTGGCCAGTGGGCCGGCCAGTGGGGCGTCcctcctcccgctgctgctcctccctccttggtgcaaGGATGGGATCAGCAGTCCTTGGCGAGCAACTTCCAGACCATGACGCTTCAGCAGCCGCCGCAACATGAGTGGTACTTCGACACTGGTGCCACCAGTCACATGGCATCTGACTCCGGTATcctttcctcttcctcagttCCTTCCAGTCATTGTCCATCCTCTATTATGTTCGGTAACGGGAACCTTCTTCCTGTCACTTCCACTGGCGCCACCACTCTTCCACACAAGCTTCATCTTAATAATGTTTTGGTCTCACCTCACCTTATTAAGAATCTTATCTCTGTCCACCAGTTTACCACTGACAATaactgttcta containing:
- the LOC120664463 gene encoding cytochrome c oxidase subunit 5b-1, mitochondrial-like isoform X2, with protein sequence MWRRLQTLASSLRRAAAATSSSSARAAPLSTAPATFRRTSPLLSSPGDKPAPTKVEDVMPIATGLEREELEAELQGKKRFDMDPPVGPFGTKEPAVIESYYNKRIVGCPGGQGGHW
- the LOC120664463 gene encoding cytochrome c oxidase subunit 5b-1, mitochondrial-like isoform X1, whose amino-acid sequence is MGKPRLTPCCSAGGAVTGQPETEAPKAHAPRHLTSPRHLQPHLREGRPENTTAATAAAAAMWRRLQTLASSLRRAAAATSSSSARAAPLSTAPATFRRTSPLLSSPGDKPAPTKVEDVMPIATGLEREELEAELQGKKRFDMDPPVGPFGTKEPAVIESYYNKRIVGCPGGQGAQGHW
- the LOC120664463 gene encoding cytochrome c oxidase subunit 5b-1, mitochondrial-like isoform X3, producing MGKPRLTPCCSAGGAVTGQPETEAPKAHAPRHLTSPRHLQPHLREGRPENTTAATAAAAAMWRRLQTLASSLRRAAAATSSSSARAAPLSTAPATFRRTSPLLSSPGDKPAPTKVEDVMPIATGLEREELEAELQGKKRFDMDPPVGPFGTKEPAVIESYYNKRIVGCPGGQGG